The DNA region ACATCCCCGATCGGCGCTGTGTCGAGCTGAAGAGCCTGAAGCTCTACATCTGGTCGTATCGCGACCGCGGCGCGTTCCACGAAGCCGTAACCAACCAGATTCTCGACGACCTGGTGCAGTCGATCGCGCCGCGCTACATGCGCCTCGAAGCGCGCTTCTACGTGCGCGGCGGTATTTTCACCACCATCGTGGCCGAGCATCGCGCCCGCGGCTGGTCCGCGCCGCCGCCGGTGGCGCTCGATGCCATTTCCCCCCAGCCGAGCGGCCGCGCCGGCTGAGGCCAGAGGGCCACGATGGCGCTCGAGCGGCAAACGCCTCGATGGCACTTCGTCCTCGCGGCTGCTAGCGTGCGTCGGCTGGCCGTGCTCGGCGTCGTGCTTGCCGGCGTTGCGAGCGCAACGACGAGCGCCGCCGAGCGCGTTGCCGCCCGCATCGGCGTGGAGGAGATCCGCTGCGAGGATTTGCACGCGACCGACGCCCGGACATGCGCGGCCGAGCTGCTGCGCGAGATTCGAGACCGAGCCGGGCACCGTTTCGTCGCCACGCAGGGATTGCAGGCAACGGCGGACGAGATCGAAGCGGTGCGCGCCCACGAGCGCGCCTTCGCCCGGCACGATCGGGCGCAACGCGCGCAAAAGCTGGCGGAGCTCGAAGCCCGGCTGGTTCACATGGGCGCCGAAATGAGCGCTGCCGAGCATGAGCGCCTGGTCGAGTTCCGCGCGGTCTTGCGGCGGCTGGCCGCGTACGAGGCCGATGTGGCGCGCGGCGCGCTAGCGCCGCCGGAACTTTCGACGGCGACCGTCGCGCACTGGATCGAACAGGCAAAACTCGACGCCGCCCTGTACCGCCGCTACGGCGGATCCGTCGGCCTGAAAGCAGCCGGCGCTTACGCCCATTCCGCGCGCGCCGAGTTGGTGGCCGACTACATGCGCCACGAAAACATCGAAGTGCCCGATCCGGAAGTCGAGCGCCACCTGCTGGCGGCGCTGTGGGCACCGCCGTCCATCGTTTATCGCGGGGCCACGCCGGATTTCACGCCGTTCTGGATGCGCCCGCTCGTTCCTTCGTACGTCGGGCCGTGACGCCCGAGCCGGGCGCCGCCACGTCGATTCCCGCACGCCGCGCATGGCGGCCCATATAATCGCGCCATCTCCCGCCTCGGCCGAGCGCACGTGAATCCCAGCCTGAACGATCTGCAGCCCTATGCGTTCCAGCGTCTCAACGACCTGCTCAAGGGGGTGCAACCCAATAGCGGCTTAAGCCCGATCCGGCTCTACATCGGCGAGCCGAAGCATCCGACACCACAATTCATCCGCGACGCCCTGAGCGCAGGGCTCGACGGGCTCGCGCTCTATCCCAGCACCCTGGGCGAATCGAGCCTGCGCAAGGTAATCGCTGGCTGGATGGAGAAGCGCTACGGGTTGCCCGGCGTCGACTACCGGACGCAAATCATCCCGGTGAACGGCAGCCGCGAAGCCCTGTTCGGTCTCGCGCAGGCGGTGGTGGACCGGACGCGGCCCGATCCGGTGGTGGTAATGCCCAATCCCTTCTACCAGATCTACGAAGGCGCGGCGCTTCTCGCCGGCGCGCGGCCCGAGTTCTTCAACACCACCGCCGAGGGCGGCTTCGCCACCGCCGAAGGCGCCTTCGCATTGAACCCGGGCCAGATCTCCGATTCAGTGTGGGCGCGCACGCAGCTCACATACGTCTGCTCTCCGGGCAATCCGACCGGCGCAGTCATGACGCTGGCAGACTGGCGGCAATTATTCCGGCTCTCCGACCGCTACGGCTTCGTGATCGCATCCGACGAGTGTTATTCGGAGATCTATTTCGACGAGGGCTCGGCGCCGCTCGGCGGCATGCAGGCCGCGCGCGCACTGGGCCGGGACGGCTTTCCGCGCCTGGTGATGCTCTCCAGTCTCTCCAAGCGCTCCAATTCGCCCGGGCTGCGCTCGGGATTCGTCGCGGGCGATGCGGCGGTGCTCAAGCCTTATCTGCTCTATCGCACCTACCAGGGTGGCGCCATGCCGCCGGCCAATTTCGCCGCGAGCCTGGCCGCCTGGCAGGACGAGGCGCACGTGGTCGAGAACCGGCGCCTGTACAAGGAAAAGTTCGATGCGGTGCTCGAGGTGCTGGGCGACGCGGTTCCGGCCCGGCGTCCGCAGGCCGCCTTCTACCTGTGGCTGCCCACGCCGATCGCCGATACCGAGTTCGCCCGCCGCTTCCATGCCGAATACAATGTCAGCGTTCTGCCGGGGAGCTATCTCGCACGCACGGCGCGAGGCGTGAATCCAGGGGAGAATTACGTTCGCATCGCGCTCGTGGCATCCACCGCGGAGTGCGTCGAGGCTGCGCAGCGGCTGCGCGATTTCTATAAAGGCCTGTAGCCCGCCATGGACGACTTGCAGCGCACGATCGAAGACGCCTTCGAGCAACGAACCACGATTTCCCCGGCCAGCGCCCCCGCCGCGGTCCGCGATGCGGTCGCCACGGTGATCGAGGGCCTCGATCGCGGCGAGCTGCGGGTCGCGGAGAAGTCGGGCGAAGACTGGGTCACGCATCAGTGGATCAAGAAGGCGGTATTGCTTTCCTTCCGCCTCGAGGACAACGTGCTGACCGAAGGCGCTGGCACGCGCTATTACGACAAGGTGCCGTCGAAGTTTGCGCAGTACACGGCCGAACGCTTCTCGGTCGAGGGATTTCGCGTCGTGCCGCCGGCAACCGCGCGCCGCGGCGCGTATGTCGCGCGCAACGTGGTGCTCATGCCCTCCTACGTCAACATTGGCGCCTATGTCGATGAAGGCACCATGGTCGATACCTGGGCCACCGTCGGCTCGTGCGCGCAGATCGGGCGCAACGTGCACCTGTCGGGCGGCGTCGGAATCGGCGGGGTGCTGGAGCCGTTGCAGGCCAATCCGACCATCATCGAGGACGACTGCTTCATCGGCGCCCGCTCCGAGATCGTCGAAGGCGTGGTGGTCGGCGCCGGCAGCGTCATCTCCATGGGCGTTTTCATCGGCCAAAGCACCCGCATCTACCATCGCGACAGCGGCGAGGTGAGCTACGGCAGGATCCCGCTCGGGTCGGTGGTCGTTCCCGGGTCGCTGCCCTCGGCCGACGGCAAGTATTCCTTGTACTGCGCAGTCATCGTCAAGCAGGTGGACGCCAAGACCCGCGCCAAGACGAGCATCAACGAGCTTCTGCGCGGCGATTGAGCGCTTGCCCCGCGCCGGCGCCGCCGCCAGGGCGGGCCTGCGCGGGCGGGCCCGGGCTTCAGTCGCCACGGTCGAGGCCGTTACTGGAGGTTGTCTTGGAACAGCCGGGAAATCGGGAGAACGGCATGGTACTCACGCCTTTGTTCAAGCTCATGGCCGAAAAGCAGGCCTCGGACATGTTCTTCACGGCCGGCTCGCCGATCCAGATCAAGATCCAGGGTGAGGTGATGCCGAT from Betaproteobacteria bacterium includes:
- a CDS encoding succinyldiaminopimelate transaminase, giving the protein MNPSLNDLQPYAFQRLNDLLKGVQPNSGLSPIRLYIGEPKHPTPQFIRDALSAGLDGLALYPSTLGESSLRKVIAGWMEKRYGLPGVDYRTQIIPVNGSREALFGLAQAVVDRTRPDPVVVMPNPFYQIYEGAALLAGARPEFFNTTAEGGFATAEGAFALNPGQISDSVWARTQLTYVCSPGNPTGAVMTLADWRQLFRLSDRYGFVIASDECYSEIYFDEGSAPLGGMQAARALGRDGFPRLVMLSSLSKRSNSPGLRSGFVAGDAAVLKPYLLYRTYQGGAMPPANFAASLAAWQDEAHVVENRRLYKEKFDAVLEVLGDAVPARRPQAAFYLWLPTPIADTEFARRFHAEYNVSVLPGSYLARTARGVNPGENYVRIALVASTAECVEAAQRLRDFYKGL
- the dapD gene encoding 2,3,4,5-tetrahydropyridine-2,6-dicarboxylate N-succinyltransferase; the protein is MDDLQRTIEDAFEQRTTISPASAPAAVRDAVATVIEGLDRGELRVAEKSGEDWVTHQWIKKAVLLSFRLEDNVLTEGAGTRYYDKVPSKFAQYTAERFSVEGFRVVPPATARRGAYVARNVVLMPSYVNIGAYVDEGTMVDTWATVGSCAQIGRNVHLSGGVGIGGVLEPLQANPTIIEDDCFIGARSEIVEGVVVGAGSVISMGVFIGQSTRIYHRDSGEVSYGRIPLGSVVVPGSLPSADGKYSLYCAVIVKQVDAKTRAKTSINELLRGD
- the queF gene encoding NADPH-dependent 7-cyano-7-deazaguanine reductase QueF: MPTRPSRRLQSFPNPQPARDYRVHMEIPEFTCLCPKTGQPDFATLVLDYIPDRRCVELKSLKLYIWSYRDRGAFHEAVTNQILDDLVQSIAPRYMRLEARFYVRGGIFTTIVAEHRARGWSAPPPVALDAISPQPSGRAG